The following are from one region of the Molothrus aeneus isolate 106 chromosome 7, BPBGC_Maene_1.0, whole genome shotgun sequence genome:
- the SLC4A3 gene encoding anion exchange protein 3 isoform X1, which yields MAAGESPPVGDVFIDLQQGRDDAEKASPGAEDDEDLDKTLSIERFGDLISKSASSNLEKQSRSYSESDFEFHRQTSHHIHHPLSTHLPSALKFQKRPPRASRRKKRRRKKKKTSIPPSEVTPTIQEEDEEGGEEEEEEEEEEEEEGESEAEEVQEKEISAESEAEARGKDTSPKLESPSKPKFTVGSDEEEPSSTAAPAQFHMEEECGILSPMPRFADLLQDKGPASLHSPPGPRERLSRGWEKRKAWGQVASGQRGTYDLKERMCIGSMTTLESAAYQRVPTDEAEAQMLASADLDGMKSHRFEDNPGVRRHLMKKPSRSQVTRTSKKLASTPSVKKKKKKKKLDRKPHEVFVELNELVVDKNQEMHWRETARWIKFEEDVEEDTARWGKPHVASLSFRSLLELRKTIAHGAVLLDLEQTTLPGIAHLMVETMIISDQIRAEDRANVLRALLLKHSHPNDEKEGFFPRNHSSSSMNSIVGNHHHNHTMDTCVPLMGEERIEMADPKANETECKEKNPHLHNSEGHRKYLKLMEKIPEDAEATVVLVGCVQFLEQPTMAFVRLNEAVFLESVLEVPIPVRFIFVLLGPSQANMDYHEIGRSISTLMSDKHFHEAAYMADDRQDLLNAINEFLDCSIVIPPSEVEGKDLLKSIATFQKLLLKKRKEREQKSMKEGTAQEAKELCEVKAEEEEEEAEDDPLKRTGIFFGGLVRDIKRRYPKYLSDIRDALHSQCLAAVLFIYFAALSPAITFGGLLGEKTEGLMGVSELIISTSVLGILFSLLGAQPLLVIGFSGPLLVFEEAFYKFCQTQGIEYLTGRVWIGLWLIVFIFIIVAAEGSFLVRYISPFTQEIFAFLISLIFIYETFYKLYKVFAEHPLLKFYPPNVQSSLNASVLSTDTISMGTRMQPNTALLSLILMLGTFFIAFFMRKFKNSRFLGGKARRIIGDFGIPISILVMVLVDYTITDTYTQKLNVPSGLSVTSPHKRGWFIHPMGSSGTFPLWMMFASAIPALLVFILIFMETQITTLIVSKKERKLLKGSGFHLDLLLIGTMGGLCALFGLPWLTAATVRSVTHVNALTVMSKAIAPGEKPRIEEVKEQRVTGVLIAALVGLSIVMGNMLRQIPLAVLFGIFLYMGVTSLTGIQLYERLLLIFMPSKHHPDHIYVVKVKTWRMNLFTCIQLACIVLLWVVKSTVASLAFPFVLIMTVPLRRFVLPRFFHDRELKALDSEDAEPNFDEDGRDEYNELHMPV from the exons ATGGCAGCTGGAGAGTCCCCTCCCGTAGGAGATGTCTTCATCGACTTGCAGCAG ggcagagatGACGCAGAGAAAGCCTCTCCTGGTGCCGAGGACGATGAGGACTTGGATAAGACTTTGTCAATCGAGAGATTTGGGGACCTGATAAGCAAGTCAGCATCGAGCAATCTGGAGAAGCAAAGTCGCAGCTACAGTGAGAGTGATTTTGAAT tccACCGCCAAACCTCGCACCACATCCATCATCCCCTTTCCACTCACCTCCCTTCTGCCCTCAAGTTCCAAAAGAGGCCACCCCgtgccagcaggaggaaaaaaagaaggaggaaaaagaagaaaacttcaATACCTCCCTCAGAGGTGACCCCCACCATCCAGGAAGAGGAcgaggagggaggagaagaggaggaagaagaggaagaagaagaggaggaagaaggagaatcTGAGGCAGAGGAGGTCCAGGAGAAAGAAATCTCTGCAGAATCTGAGGCTGAAGCTCGTGGGAAGGACACATCCCCTAAGCTGGAGTCCCCAAGCAAACCAAAG TTCACCGTTGGCAGCGATGAGGAggagcccagcagcactgcagcccccGCGCAGTTCCACATGGAGGAGGAGTGTGGCATCCTGTCCCCCATGCCTCGCTTTGCTGAcctgctgcaggacaagggCCCTGCCTCTCTCCACAG CCCCCCTGGGCCTCGAGAGCGTCTGTCCCGTGGGTGGGAGAAGCGCAAGGCCTGGGGCCAGGTGGCGAGTGGCCAGAGGGGTACCTATGACTTGAAGGAGAGGATGTGCATCGGCAGCATGACCACCCTGGAGAGCGCGGCCTACCAGCGCGTCCCCACTGACGAGGCCGAGGCCCAGATGCTGGCGTCTGCTGACTTGGATGGCATGAAAA GCCACCGCTTTGAAGATAACCCAGGTGTGAGGAGACATCTGATGAAAAAACCATCTCGGAGTCAGGTCACCAGGACAAGTAAAAAATTAGCATCAACTCCATCTgtcaagaaaaagaagaagaagaagaagttgGATAGAAAGCCCCACGAG GTGTTTGTGGAGCTGAATGAGCTGGTGGTGGATAAGAACCAGGAGATGCACTGGAGGGAGACAGCCCGCTGGATCAAGTTTGAGGAGGATGTGGAGGAGGATACAGCAAGGTGGGGGAAGCCCCATGTGGCTTCACTGTCCTTCCGCAGTCTGTTGGAGCTCAGGAAGACTATTGCCCATG GTGCCGTCCTCCTTGACCTGGAGCAGACCACTCTGCCTGGCATTGCTCACCTCATGGTGGAGACCATGATCATCTCTGACCAGATCAGGGCAGAAGATCGAGCCAACGTGCTGCGTGCCCTGCTGCTGAAGCACAG CCATCCCAATGATGAGAAAGAGGGCTTCTTCCCGAGGAACCACTCCAGCTCCAGCATGAACTCCATCGTGGGGAACCACCATCACAACCACACCATGGACACGTGTGTGCCCCTCATGGGGGAAGAGCGCATTGAGATGGCTGACCCCAAGGCCAACGAGACCGAGTGCAAAGAG aaaaaCCCACATCTTCATAACTCTGAGGGCCATCGTAAATACTTGAAGCTGATGGAGAAAATCCCTGAAGATGCAGAGGCCACAGTGGTGCTTGTGG GTTGTGTGCAGTTTCTGGAGCAGCCAACCATGGCCTTCGTCCGACTGAATGAGGCCGTCTTCCTGGAATCTGTCTTGGAGGTCCCAATTCCTGTCAGATTCAtctttgtgctgctgggacCTAGCCAGGCCAACATGGACTACCACGAAATTGGCCGCTCAATCTCCACCCTCATGTCTGACAAG CACTTCCATGAGGCTGCATACATGGCAGATGACCGTCAAGACCTCCTCAATGCAATCAACGAGTTCTTGGACTGCAGCATTGTCATTCCCCCATCAGAGGTGGAGGGGAAAGACTTGCTCAAATCCATTGCCACCTTCCAGAAGTTGCTactgaagaagaggaaggagagggagcagaAGTCCATGAAGGAGGGCACTGCTCAGGAAGCCAAAG agctgtgtgaaGTGAAagctgaggaagaagaggaggaagctgAGGATGACCCTTTGAAGCGAACCGGGATCTTTTTTGGAGGTCTGGTTCGGGACATAAAGCGCAGGTACCCCAAATACCTCAGTGACATCAGAGACGCCTTGCACAGCCAGTGTCTCGCAGCCGTTCTCTTCATCTACTTTGCTGCTCTCTCTCCTGCCATCACCTTCGGGGGACTCCTAG gagagaaaactGAGGGTCTCATGGGGGTCTCCGAGCTGATAATCTCCACCTCGGTTTTAGGGATCCTCTTCTCCCTGCTTGGAGCCCAGCCACTCCTGGTCATTGGCTTCTCAGGGCCTCTGCTGGTGTTTGAAGAAGCTTTTTACAAG TTCTGCCAGACACAAGGCATTGAGTATCTGACAGGCAGAGTGTGGATTGGTTTGTGGCTCATCGTCTTCATCTTCATTATCGTGGCAGCAGAAGGAAGCTTCTTGGTGCGCTACATCTCGCCCTTCACCCAGGAGATCTTTGCTTTCCTCATCTCCCTCATCTTTATCTATGAGACCTTCTACAAACTGTACAAG GTGTTTGCAGAACATCCTTTGCTGAAGTTCTACCCACCAAACGTGCAGAGCAGCCTGAATGCCAGCGTGCTCTCTACGGATACGATATCAATGGGAACCAGGATGCAGCCCaacactgctctgctctccctcatCCTCATGCTAGGCACTTTCTTCATTGCCTTCTTTATGCGCAAGTTCAAGAACAGCCGCTTCTTAGGAGGAAAG GCGCGGCGGATCATCGGAGACTTTGGGATCCCCATCTCCATCCTGGTCATGGTGCTGGTGGATTACACCATCACTGACACATACACACAG AAGCTGAATGTCCCCTCCGGCCTGTCGGTCACATCCCCTCACAAGCGTGGCTGGTTCATCCACCCCATGGGCAGTAGTGGGACCTTTCCACTCTGGATGATGTTTgcctctgccatccctgccctcctggtcTTCATTCTTATCTTCATGGAGACACAGATCACTAC tcTGATTGTTAGCAAGAAGGAGAGGAAGTTGCTGAAAGGCTCTGGCTTCCACCTGGACCTTCTGCTCATTGGCACTATGGGGGGCCTTTGCGCTCTCTTTGGGCTGCCCTGGCTGACGGCGGCCACGGTGCGCTCCGTCACGCACGTCAATGCCCTGACCGTCATGAGCAAGGCCATCGCACCCGGGGAGAAGCCCAGGATCGAGGAGGTGAAGGAGCAGCGTGTCACCGGAGTGCTCATTGCTGCCCTTGTCG GTCTGTCCATTGTGATGGGGAACATGCTGAGGCAGATCCCCCTGGCCGTGCTCTTCGGCATCTTCCTCTACATGGGGGTTACATCGCTCACCGGCATCCAACTCTACGAGCGCCTGCTCCTGATCTTCATGCCATCCAAGCACCACCCTGACCACATCTACGTTGTCAAG GTGAAGACCTGGAGAATGAATCTCTTCACCTGCATTCAACTGGCCTGCATTGTACTGCTCTGGGTGGTGAAATCTACAGTGGCATCGCTGGCCTTCCCCTTTGTCCTGATCATGACAGTGCCATTGCGACGCTTCGTGCTGCCCCGCTTCTTCCACGACAGGGAGCTCAAAGCG TTGGACTCGGAAGATGCGGAGCCAAATTTCGATGAGGATGGCCGGGACGAGTACAACGAGCTGCACAtgcctgtgtga
- the SLC4A3 gene encoding anion exchange protein 3 isoform X2 has product MAAGESPPVGDVFIDLQQGRDDAEKASPGAEDDEDLDKTLSIERFGDLISKSASSNLEKQSRSYSESDFEFHRQTSHHIHHPLSTHLPSALKFQKRPPRASRRKKRRRKKKKTSIPPSEVTPTIQEEDEEGGEEEEEEEEEEEEEGESEAEEVQEKEISAESEAEARGKDTSPKLESPSKPKFTVGSDEEEPSSTAAPAQFHMEEECGILSPMPRFADLLQDKGPASLHSPPGPRERLSRGWEKRKAWGQVASGQRGTYDLKERMCIGSMTTLESAAYQRVPTDEAEAQMLASADLDGMKSHRFEDNPGVRRHLMKKPSRSQVTRTSKKLASTPSVKKKKKKKKLDRKPHEVFVELNELVVDKNQEMHWRETARWIKFEEDVEEDTARWGKPHVASLSFRSLLELRKTIAHGAVLLDLEQTTLPGIAHLMVETMIISDQIRAEDRANVLRALLLKHSHPNDEKEGFFPRNHSSSSMNSIVGNHHHNHTMDTCVPLMGEERIEMADPKANETECKEKNPHLHNSEGHRKYLKLMEKIPEDAEATVVLVGCVQFLEQPTMAFVRLNEAVFLESVLEVPIPVRFIFVLLGPSQANMDYHEIGRSISTLMSDKHFHEAAYMADDRQDLLNAINEFLDCSIVIPPSEVEGKDLLKSIATFQKLLLKKRKEREQKSMKEGTAQEAKELCEVKAEEEEEEAEDDPLKRTGIFFGGLVRDIKRRYPKYLSDIRDALHSQCLAAVLFIYFAALSPAITFGGLLGEKTEGLMGVSELIISTSVLGILFSLLGAQPLLVIGFSGPLLVFEEAFYKVFAEHPLLKFYPPNVQSSLNASVLSTDTISMGTRMQPNTALLSLILMLGTFFIAFFMRKFKNSRFLGGKARRIIGDFGIPISILVMVLVDYTITDTYTQKLNVPSGLSVTSPHKRGWFIHPMGSSGTFPLWMMFASAIPALLVFILIFMETQITTLIVSKKERKLLKGSGFHLDLLLIGTMGGLCALFGLPWLTAATVRSVTHVNALTVMSKAIAPGEKPRIEEVKEQRVTGVLIAALVGLSIVMGNMLRQIPLAVLFGIFLYMGVTSLTGIQLYERLLLIFMPSKHHPDHIYVVKVKTWRMNLFTCIQLACIVLLWVVKSTVASLAFPFVLIMTVPLRRFVLPRFFHDRELKALDSEDAEPNFDEDGRDEYNELHMPV; this is encoded by the exons ATGGCAGCTGGAGAGTCCCCTCCCGTAGGAGATGTCTTCATCGACTTGCAGCAG ggcagagatGACGCAGAGAAAGCCTCTCCTGGTGCCGAGGACGATGAGGACTTGGATAAGACTTTGTCAATCGAGAGATTTGGGGACCTGATAAGCAAGTCAGCATCGAGCAATCTGGAGAAGCAAAGTCGCAGCTACAGTGAGAGTGATTTTGAAT tccACCGCCAAACCTCGCACCACATCCATCATCCCCTTTCCACTCACCTCCCTTCTGCCCTCAAGTTCCAAAAGAGGCCACCCCgtgccagcaggaggaaaaaaagaaggaggaaaaagaagaaaacttcaATACCTCCCTCAGAGGTGACCCCCACCATCCAGGAAGAGGAcgaggagggaggagaagaggaggaagaagaggaagaagaagaggaggaagaaggagaatcTGAGGCAGAGGAGGTCCAGGAGAAAGAAATCTCTGCAGAATCTGAGGCTGAAGCTCGTGGGAAGGACACATCCCCTAAGCTGGAGTCCCCAAGCAAACCAAAG TTCACCGTTGGCAGCGATGAGGAggagcccagcagcactgcagcccccGCGCAGTTCCACATGGAGGAGGAGTGTGGCATCCTGTCCCCCATGCCTCGCTTTGCTGAcctgctgcaggacaagggCCCTGCCTCTCTCCACAG CCCCCCTGGGCCTCGAGAGCGTCTGTCCCGTGGGTGGGAGAAGCGCAAGGCCTGGGGCCAGGTGGCGAGTGGCCAGAGGGGTACCTATGACTTGAAGGAGAGGATGTGCATCGGCAGCATGACCACCCTGGAGAGCGCGGCCTACCAGCGCGTCCCCACTGACGAGGCCGAGGCCCAGATGCTGGCGTCTGCTGACTTGGATGGCATGAAAA GCCACCGCTTTGAAGATAACCCAGGTGTGAGGAGACATCTGATGAAAAAACCATCTCGGAGTCAGGTCACCAGGACAAGTAAAAAATTAGCATCAACTCCATCTgtcaagaaaaagaagaagaagaagaagttgGATAGAAAGCCCCACGAG GTGTTTGTGGAGCTGAATGAGCTGGTGGTGGATAAGAACCAGGAGATGCACTGGAGGGAGACAGCCCGCTGGATCAAGTTTGAGGAGGATGTGGAGGAGGATACAGCAAGGTGGGGGAAGCCCCATGTGGCTTCACTGTCCTTCCGCAGTCTGTTGGAGCTCAGGAAGACTATTGCCCATG GTGCCGTCCTCCTTGACCTGGAGCAGACCACTCTGCCTGGCATTGCTCACCTCATGGTGGAGACCATGATCATCTCTGACCAGATCAGGGCAGAAGATCGAGCCAACGTGCTGCGTGCCCTGCTGCTGAAGCACAG CCATCCCAATGATGAGAAAGAGGGCTTCTTCCCGAGGAACCACTCCAGCTCCAGCATGAACTCCATCGTGGGGAACCACCATCACAACCACACCATGGACACGTGTGTGCCCCTCATGGGGGAAGAGCGCATTGAGATGGCTGACCCCAAGGCCAACGAGACCGAGTGCAAAGAG aaaaaCCCACATCTTCATAACTCTGAGGGCCATCGTAAATACTTGAAGCTGATGGAGAAAATCCCTGAAGATGCAGAGGCCACAGTGGTGCTTGTGG GTTGTGTGCAGTTTCTGGAGCAGCCAACCATGGCCTTCGTCCGACTGAATGAGGCCGTCTTCCTGGAATCTGTCTTGGAGGTCCCAATTCCTGTCAGATTCAtctttgtgctgctgggacCTAGCCAGGCCAACATGGACTACCACGAAATTGGCCGCTCAATCTCCACCCTCATGTCTGACAAG CACTTCCATGAGGCTGCATACATGGCAGATGACCGTCAAGACCTCCTCAATGCAATCAACGAGTTCTTGGACTGCAGCATTGTCATTCCCCCATCAGAGGTGGAGGGGAAAGACTTGCTCAAATCCATTGCCACCTTCCAGAAGTTGCTactgaagaagaggaaggagagggagcagaAGTCCATGAAGGAGGGCACTGCTCAGGAAGCCAAAG agctgtgtgaaGTGAAagctgaggaagaagaggaggaagctgAGGATGACCCTTTGAAGCGAACCGGGATCTTTTTTGGAGGTCTGGTTCGGGACATAAAGCGCAGGTACCCCAAATACCTCAGTGACATCAGAGACGCCTTGCACAGCCAGTGTCTCGCAGCCGTTCTCTTCATCTACTTTGCTGCTCTCTCTCCTGCCATCACCTTCGGGGGACTCCTAG gagagaaaactGAGGGTCTCATGGGGGTCTCCGAGCTGATAATCTCCACCTCGGTTTTAGGGATCCTCTTCTCCCTGCTTGGAGCCCAGCCACTCCTGGTCATTGGCTTCTCAGGGCCTCTGCTGGTGTTTGAAGAAGCTTTTTACAAG GTGTTTGCAGAACATCCTTTGCTGAAGTTCTACCCACCAAACGTGCAGAGCAGCCTGAATGCCAGCGTGCTCTCTACGGATACGATATCAATGGGAACCAGGATGCAGCCCaacactgctctgctctccctcatCCTCATGCTAGGCACTTTCTTCATTGCCTTCTTTATGCGCAAGTTCAAGAACAGCCGCTTCTTAGGAGGAAAG GCGCGGCGGATCATCGGAGACTTTGGGATCCCCATCTCCATCCTGGTCATGGTGCTGGTGGATTACACCATCACTGACACATACACACAG AAGCTGAATGTCCCCTCCGGCCTGTCGGTCACATCCCCTCACAAGCGTGGCTGGTTCATCCACCCCATGGGCAGTAGTGGGACCTTTCCACTCTGGATGATGTTTgcctctgccatccctgccctcctggtcTTCATTCTTATCTTCATGGAGACACAGATCACTAC tcTGATTGTTAGCAAGAAGGAGAGGAAGTTGCTGAAAGGCTCTGGCTTCCACCTGGACCTTCTGCTCATTGGCACTATGGGGGGCCTTTGCGCTCTCTTTGGGCTGCCCTGGCTGACGGCGGCCACGGTGCGCTCCGTCACGCACGTCAATGCCCTGACCGTCATGAGCAAGGCCATCGCACCCGGGGAGAAGCCCAGGATCGAGGAGGTGAAGGAGCAGCGTGTCACCGGAGTGCTCATTGCTGCCCTTGTCG GTCTGTCCATTGTGATGGGGAACATGCTGAGGCAGATCCCCCTGGCCGTGCTCTTCGGCATCTTCCTCTACATGGGGGTTACATCGCTCACCGGCATCCAACTCTACGAGCGCCTGCTCCTGATCTTCATGCCATCCAAGCACCACCCTGACCACATCTACGTTGTCAAG GTGAAGACCTGGAGAATGAATCTCTTCACCTGCATTCAACTGGCCTGCATTGTACTGCTCTGGGTGGTGAAATCTACAGTGGCATCGCTGGCCTTCCCCTTTGTCCTGATCATGACAGTGCCATTGCGACGCTTCGTGCTGCCCCGCTTCTTCCACGACAGGGAGCTCAAAGCG TTGGACTCGGAAGATGCGGAGCCAAATTTCGATGAGGATGGCCGGGACGAGTACAACGAGCTGCACAtgcctgtgtga